In Leishmania donovani BPK282A1 complete genome, chromosome 28, one DNA window encodes the following:
- a CDS encoding DNA replication licensing factor, putative, whose protein sequence is MNPPDIRDDPALPQPMAEVAPVLEVDADGVRVREAVHLFLSRLIDPLLRANPNLAVAGTSGGDDISGAHSSLDYVVAQMERISTSTSWSTCVVRWADFLRFDEDAAAVLESDFQRFSPFINEALHQVLLQYYGEEYANRGKCNPSLVFSNVPRCLTIRSLRASLVGQLCAIKGVVTRTSQVRPELLVGVFRCSDCGTESLPIEQQFHYTEPPTCRNPQCENKNKFQLIPNHPQTRFGDWQKLRMQEDANNIPAGCMPRTMEVIVRADAVEVAKPGDRILAIGCAIVVPEVAKLFNLANRREVQRQLTGGQRAQQDAQADMEGTTGLRALGVRDLNYRMCFLATTITDATGDDRKMTQAVKEATDGAAEREEVVLTPAERLRVQQMRRHDSLLKALTSCVAPNVFKHDVVKLGLLLQMVGGVSKTTIERIALRGDINVCIVGDPSTAKSQFLKWVSANMPRGVYTSGKASTASGLTATVTRDADTGERTIEAGALMLSDRGICCIDEFDKMEMKDQVAIHEAMEQQTISIAKAGIKATLNAKTSLLAALNPIGGKYDRRRPLQKNIAMTAPIMSRFDLMFVIVDDSGDDADFAIANQLLRLHRFGGAAVRPPFTTEDFQLYLRYARSLTPRLTREASQLIVAAYRDMRLQDSLSNRSKVYRVTTRLLESMIRLSEATAKIYMSDEVRPTHVEVALELMRQSLSTLDMTEVELVGGAANDTLHEEQDSAVKQEPEAARGSASASSGLAGHGTEKGRAADDSAGADGQAGFADEPASASSAAAAAPRRKVSIKADHYFAIVNRLVAHLKSLGDDAAPTRQELVTWYLEQVKTLNRPLLEAELRYVNLVLSKLVREGKLLEVDVREGDPPRLYLDPNFNPDVTQ, encoded by the coding sequence ATGAATCCACCCGACATTCGTGACGACCCTGCGCTGCCTCAGCCGATGGCTGAGGTGGCTCCGGTGCTCGAGGTGGACGCTGACGGCGTTCGCGTGCGAGAGGCAGTGCACCTCTTTCTTAGCCGCCTCATcgaccccctcctccgtgcaAATCCAAACCTTGCTGTCGCAGGCACTTCTGGTGGCGATGACATCTCTGGTGCGCACTCATCCCTTGACTACGTAGTCGCGCAGATGGAGCGCATCAGCACGTCGACTAGCTGGTCGACGTGCGTGGTTCGATGGGCAGATTTCCTCCGCttcgacgaggacgccgcggcggtgctggagtcGGATTTCCAGCGCTTCTCTCCGTTCATCAACGAGGCTCTTCACCAGGTCCTCCTGCAGTACTACGGCGAGGAGTACGCGAACCGCGGTAAGTGTAACCCCAGTCTCGTTTTTTCGAACGTGCCGCGATGTCTGACGATTCGCTCGCTGCGGGCGTCGTTGGTAGGACAGCTGTGCGCTATCAAGGGTGTCGTGACGCGTACGTCGCAGGTGCGGCCCGAGCTGCTCGTTGGCGTGttccgctgcagcgactgcggAACGGAGAGCCTGCCTATCGAGCAGCAGTTCCATTACACCGAGCCGCCCACCTGCCGCAACCCCCAGTGCGAGAACAAGAACAAGTTCCAGCTGATTCCGAATCACCCACAAACGCGCTTCGGTGACTGGCAGAAGCTGCGCATGCAGGAGGATGCGAACAACATCCCTGCTGGCTGCATGCCACGGACGATGGAAGTGATTGTCCGAGCCGACGCTgtggaggtggcgaagcCCGGCGACCGAATTCTCGCCATCGGGTGTGCCATTGTCGTACCGGAGGTGGCGAAGCTGTTCAACTTGGCCAATCGGCgtgaggtgcagcggcagctgacgGGTGGCCAACGGGCCCAGCAGGACGCGCAGGCGGATATGGAGGGCACCACGGGGTTGCGCGCGCTCGGCGTGCGAGACCTTAACTACCGCATGTGCTTTCTTGCCACTACCATCACGGACGCCACGGGCGACGACCGCAAGATGACGCAAgcggtgaaggaggcgacggatggggcggcggagcgggaggaggtggtgctcaCGCCCGCAGAGCGTCTGCGGGTGCAGCAGATGCGTCGGCACGACAGCTTGCTGAAAGCGCTCACGTCCTGTGTCGCGCCGAACGTGTTCAAGCACGACGTTGTGAAGCTGGGGCTGCTTCTTCAGATGGTCGGCGGGGTCTCAAAAACGACTATCGAGCGCATTGCGCTGCGGGGCGACATCAACGTCTGCATCGTCGGCGACCCGTCTACGGCCAAGTCGCAGTTTCTCAAGTGGGTCTCAGCGAACATGCCACGAGGTGTCTACACAAGCGGCAAGGCGTCCACAGCCAGCGGTCTGACCGCGACGGTGACGCGGGACGCCGACACGGGCGAGCGCACAATCGAGGCCGGCGCCCTCATGCTCAGTGACCGCGGCATCTGCTGCATCGACGAGTTTGACAAGATGGAGATGAAGGACCAGGTTGCGATTCACGAAGCTATGGAGCAGCAGACCATCTCCATCGCCAAGGCTGGTATCAAGGCGACGCTGAACGCGAAAACGTCGCTGCTTGCGGCGCTGAACCCGATCGGCGGCAAGTAcgaccgtcgccgccctctgcAGAAGAACATCGCCATGACAGCGCCCATCATGTCGCGCTTCGACCTCATGTTTGTCATCGTTGACGActccggcgacgacgcggactTCGCCATTGCGAATCAACTGCTGCGGCTACACCGCTTtggcggtgcggctgtgcggcCGCCCTTCACCACGGAGGACTTCCAGCTGTACCTCCGCTACGCACGCTCGCTAACGCCGCGCCTCACGCGTGAGGCATCGCAGCTTATTGTCGCCGCCTATCGCGACATGCGGCTGCAGGACTCGCTTTCCAACCGCAGCAAGGTGTACCGCGTGACGACGCGTCTGCTGGAGAGCATGATCCGGCTGTCCGAGGCAACGGCGAAGATTTACATGAGCGACGAGGTGCGGCCTACCCAcgtggaggtggcgctggagctgaTGCGGCAGTCCCTGTCCACGCTAGACATGACAGAGGTGGAGCTggtcggcggtgccgccaacGACACTCTTCACGAGGAGCAGGACAGCGCCGTCAAGCAAGAgccagaggcggcgcgcggcagcgcgtccGCCTCGTCAGGGTTGGCAGGACATGGGACCGAAAAGGGCCGTGCCGCCGATgacagcgctggcgcagacGGACAGGCAGGCTTTGCGGACGAGCCGGCCTCAGCGtcctcggccgcggcggccgctccCCGGCGAAAGGTAAGCATCAAGGCAGATCACTACTTTGCCATTGTGAATCGGCTTGTCGCCCACCTGAAGTCCCTCGGGGACGACGCCGCTCCGACGCGACAGGAGTTGGTGACGTGGTACCTTGAGCAGGTCAAGACGCTGAATAGGCCGTTGCTAGAGGCAGAGCTGCGATACGTCAATCTAGTCCTCTCGAAGCTGGTCCGGGAGGGaaagctgctggaggtggaCGTGCGTGAGGGTGACCCGCCGCGCTTGTATTTGGACCCCAACTTCAACCCCGACGTGACGCAGTGA